Sequence from the Cololabis saira isolate AMF1-May2022 chromosome 9, fColSai1.1, whole genome shotgun sequence genome:
agtttgttattttagtttgagttggagattgccgGTAGTCCTGTTTTGTCGGTTTGTTTTAGGTTATAGGTTTACCtggtttttcttatttagtgggCAAAGTGCATGGTTCGATGGCCCATCGCGTGGCTGGCCCCGTGCTCAAcccctcttttgttctttttggccgGGATTTCCATCTCCTTTCGGTTCATTACTTTTGGGTTAACCTTTTCCTTGTTTATTTTCTCCCcagcagttaaaaaaaaaaaaaaaaaatcaatgaaatTTATTTTCAACCCTTGAAATGTTTGTGTGGCGTCCTTAATATGTTGTGGTCACATTGAGCCTAATCTTTTTCACTTTTATGAGGCCGTAACTGTTATGGATCGTtttctctgaacccaatcgcacAACACCAAACAGGGTTAAACTTAGCCAAAACCAGGCGtagtttaatgaaaacaattcAAAATTCTCAGGAAACACAAAAGTCAAACATAAACATTAACTCTCCTCACAGGAACAGGGGGACAGGTGGAGGTGGACGTGGACAGGTGGAGGTGGACGGAGGGGGACAGGCGGAGGTGATTTTATTCCTGTAAGAACAGAATAAAACTCTGGATCAATACTTTTCACAATAatcaatgaaaaaacaaacgaaTCAGCAGAACCGGAGTTCCCGGTCAACGTGGTTCCCAGGTTCAGTACCTGCTCAGGTCCCTGCCGGTCCGCTAGCTCCAACCTGGACATGGCCTCTGTTACCTGGATCCTCTCCGTCAGTCTAAACACATTCAGCCACAAGACAAACTTCTGTCATCTGCTGAGCAAAGAACTCAGAGTTCCTGCTTTCTAGAGTCATGTGATGTGTAATAGTTCCTGCTTattctctttatttatttatttagtctaAACCTCTGACCTCCGTCGATCCTCAGACTGGATCCAGGTCTGGATGTCCTCCGACAGCCTAGCTTGCACCGCTTGTCCTCTTGGGCTGGAAAAGATGCTGGACTTCTTGGTGCGAGGGAACAGGCTCATCAGATATGCAGGGACCTGCGGAGCAGAACCAGAGACCCGGAACCCCTCAGAGACAGCCTCAGTGTTTCAGGAGGCCCTAGTGGTCAGATGTGGACCTGCAGATCTGGATCTGAACCCTGggggtctgtagaggacctgcaggtctggatctggaccctgggggtctgtagaggacctgcaggtctggatctggaccctggggGTCtatagaggacctgcaggtctggatctggaccctgggggtctgtagaggacctgcaggtctggatctggaccctggggGTCtatagaggacctgcaggtctggatctggaccctgggggtctgtagaggacctgcaggtctggatctggaccctagtggtctgtagaggacctgcaggtcttgaACATGTAGTTGTTGATGAACTAACTAACTTCTTGAATCCTTTGGTTTCATTAAGGAAATACGTATGGGTACTCAGGGATATTTGGGGGTACTTGGGGACATCTAGGGGTACTATAGGGTATCTAGGGGTACTAGGGGGTACTTGCAGGCTGTGTAACATCAGGCTCAACAGGACGGACGTCCACTCTGACCTCGTCCCCGCTGgggtccaggaccagcaagCAGATCAGGTCCTCCCTGGCCCCGTTCACGTCCTGGATCTTGCGACGGGCCTTCAGCCGGTTCTCATAGTAGCGGCTAGCGCTGGGGTTGTAGCGTAGCGCCTGTGAGAACATGTCCACCGCCTCCTGGAAGCATCTGCACACAGGGACACGGGGGTCAAACCCTCGGGGGTCAAACCCTCGGTCAGCGGGTTTGGTTCTGCGTCTGGGCCGGTCCGGTTCTGACCTGTCCTCGAAGGAGAAGGTTCCCAGCATGTTGTGGATGACGGCCAGGCGGTTCCGGACCGCAGGATCCCCAGAACCCACGATCTCCTCGGCCTGCTGGTAGTCGGCCAGAGCGAAGCACCAGTCCCCCAGTCTGAAGAAACAATCTGACACAAGCACGGGAACCATCAGagtccagaaccaggaccaggtcctggtccaggccCTGGTCCAGACCCACCTCCCCGGTGCAGGTACACGCTGGGCTGGTTCCTGTCCTGGTCCAGGGCCCGGTTCAGCAGCTGCATGGCCTCAGTGTAACGCTCCTCGGTGAAGCTCAGGACTGCCATGTCGTTGTAGGTCAGCGCTGTCTGCTGGTGGAGCTCCTCCAGGTCCGATCCGGCCCCAGCCGGACCCGGGTCCTGGTTGAGGAGCTGGGCGGCCCGGTCCAGGTCCTCCAGGGCGGCGGGGAAGTCCCTCAGGCGCCGGAGCAGGGTCCCCCTGGAGGACAGGAACATCAGGCTGGAGGTAAAGATCGTGAATTGAAGATTTATTTTGTACGAGTataagggccaaactaagacaaaaaaaaattggaaattatgagaataaagttgtaaaattatgagaataaagtcgtaatattatgggaataaagtcataatgttgcaagaataaagttgtaatattatgagaataaagtcgtaacatatatatatatatgtatatatatatatatatatatatatatatatatatatatatatatatatatatacatatatatatactcactcatcactcatcttctcccgctttatccgttaccgggtcgcgggggcagcagcctcagcagggatgcccagacttccttcaccccagacacctcctccagctcttccggggggagtccgaggcgttcccaggccagccgagattgtctctccagcgtgtcctgggtcttccccggggtctcctcccggtgggacatgcctggaacacctccctagggaggcgtccaggaggcatccggtacagatgcccaagccacctcagctgactcctctcaatgtggaggagcagcgactcgactccgagctcctcccgggtgaccgaactcctcaccctatctctaagggagcgtcc
This genomic interval carries:
- the LOC133451244 gene encoding tetratricopeptide repeat protein 16-like encodes the protein MSLRLAADSYERAEFLEPGTCQDRLAFVYYKQGECLFDGGQFLEALEVFKRAAALRPGNTAFKAQSLNCLLSAGRYDDSLETLDDLIAESPTADLYLARARLHHLMNQPVLCHQDLDSARALEPAHPEAAALLRQLRVDAQDKRGMAVEAALRGELRLAVTALNVAVDWDPQDGRLYLFRGTLLRRLRDFPAALEDLDRAAQLLNQDPGPAGAGSDLEELHQQTALTYNDMAVLSFTEERYTEAMQLLNRALDQDRNQPSVYLHRGDCFFRLGDWCFALADYQQAEEIVGSGDPAVRNRLAVIHNMLGTFSFEDRCFQEAVDMFSQALRYNPSASRYYENRLKARRKIQDVNGAREDLICLLVLDPSGDEVPAYLMSLFPRTKKSSIFSSPRGQAVQARLSEDIQTWIQSEDRRRLTERIQVTEAMSRLELADRQGPEQVLNLGTTLTGNSGSADSNKITSACPPPSTSTCPRPPPPVPLFL